The Podarcis muralis chromosome 8, rPodMur119.hap1.1, whole genome shotgun sequence genomic sequence gccgtgcctaggttgttgaacatttcagaagctgaacaagcttccagaacagattacgttcaacaactgaggtttgactgtactagtCATATTGTTTTCTTCACGCCTTGCTGAGCTTTAGCTCAGTTTTTTAAACTGTGTTCATGGGAAACAGGGTTTTAAAGAAATTTGTAATGTTGGACAAGCTGCTCTGAAATACAATGTACTCACCACTACAACTCTGGAATTTTGTTGAATGTGTTTGGAGCGCACCCAGTTGTttcaaaaatggcaagactccTGAAACATGCCCCCAAACCCCTGTGCTCCAGATAAATATAGGAAGTATTCTCTGAATGTTTGACACTTGAAAGCCACTATCTGTATCCTGCTGACTTTTCATGAAAGTGTAGAAGACCCTCAGCCTAATGCATGCTGGTGTGTTTGCTTCTTCTTTGCAGAGATTTCATTAAACAACATTATGTGACTTTAAAGAAAGCAAATCCAGATTTCCCTATCCTGATCAGAGAGTGCTCAGATGTGCAACCCAAGCTCTGGGCTAGATATGGTGAGTTTGGCAGGGGGTGTATGTTACAAGTTTGCTATACAATTACCGTAGGTAGAAATAATACGTTGGGCAGTTCAAGTATTAGCCTTTCCTTGAGGAACAAAGCTTTTCAGCCCTGCCTGGATTTTTATTGTTGAAAGCCACTAGCAAGCACTTCTTGGACAACTCCAGCCCAGTAAGCCACTTGCGCTTTCCCCCCACAACTACTCCAAATCTGCTCTATGATGTTTTCTCTCCAATACAAATAGATCATGTCAGAAAACATTTCCATTGACAGTCAACAGAAACCTTGGCAGTTTTTTCAAACGTTGGCTGGTAGCTTACATGAAGTATCTAGTGGGAACAGAGCTGGCAACTCTATTCTGATAGAAATATGTGTCCccagggtgctcccccccccccagatttacCTTTTagaatttttaaacaaaaagtgtttttaaaaaatcgagTTAGAATTTTTTGTTCGTGAGAGCTGCTTTTGTTGGACATGGAAATTGCTGCATCTCTGTAATGCAGAAAGTATCAAGAGAAAAATGGATAAACTTAAGACAAGAGAGTGGATAGAAATGGTCTTTGGCTGCCAGAGAGGAAACTTAATTGAGCACATGGCCTATGGCAAATAATGAAttatctccctctccccccccccccacccaagggCTCTTGTTTCAACACTTATCCCACTCATTTTCTTGCAAAATAGGTACTTAAGTTTAGTAGCTGCTGAAAAAATTCAACAGCTTTAAAGTTTTAAAGTAAACTTAGCTAGTCTTGACTTAATtaaggctcaggcccctgacttaaTATTTCTGATAACTGGCACCATGAGGCCTCTTTACTAGTACTTTGCCAGATACATCTAAATAGAGAATAGTGGCATGGAATCATAACCCTACAGCAGACTAGAGTTCCCAATAGCTAAAGTAGCTGAGGACTGAGGTGATAGTGAAAACCTTTCTTCTAGCTTTATCTGATGTGGCAGCTTTGATGTCAACTGGGTAGTCTACAAAGTGGGGGAGCTAAGGATGGACCAGCTGGCCAAatcctgttccccacccctgaagcaGAAGTGAATGTCAGCTCTTCTGAAAAGCATTTGTTTTCACCAAGTCTGTGCTAGTGCATCCAAAAGCAATTCAGGTTATGGGTGGAACACATCCCCCTTGGGCACTGCATTTCAGTTTTTAATGTAGTAGCTTCCTGAAAGTAGAAATCCCTGTATCATGCATTGTCTGTGCAGGGCGTTTTGTTTCCTAACACTGCTTGCCAGTGAAATTGTAGGAAAGTGAAGCTGCTATGTGTATGCATTTCCTGAGTTTTATTGCTGTACCTACATTTACATCTGTGTATAGTAAAGCAGAACATGTCTAAAGGGAGCTGTTAGCAGTGTAGGTTGCAGACACATGGTGGCTCAATCAAAGTGTCTGAAATCATTTCTTCAAATGAAAACAGTCCATGGTATATGCCTTTCACCCAACTTTTGTGTTTTCCTCAGCGTTTGGCAGAGAGAAGAGTGTACCACTGAATAACCTAAACATGGACCAAGTTGCCAAAGCCTTGGAGAATGTTGTTAACAGCAAAGCATAAGGAAAACAAATGGCAACTGAATTTGAGTCTAATTCCAGATGTGGATCACTTCTATGTGTAACTTGCATAAAAAAGAATTCAACTTAGAAAATAAAGCTTAAGTATATTGTTTAAGCCAAGACAGTCCCCTGTAAGTTGATTCTTTTCACTATTGTTAATCTTTGCACAACAAGTGCTAGGCTAAAGAACAGTTTAGAGAACAGTAAACATCAcagaggggacgcaggtggcgctgtgggttaaagcctcagcacctaggacttgccgatcaaaaggtcggcggtttgaatccctgcggcggggtgcgctcctgtcgttcggtcccagcgcctgccaacctagcagttcgaaagcaccttcgggtgcaagtagataaatagggaccgcttactagcgggaaggtaaacggtgttccgtgtgctgcgctggcttgccagagcagcgatgtcacgctggccacgtgacccggaagtgtctgcggacagcactggctcccggcctatagagtgagatgagcgcacaaccctagagtctggcaagactggcccgtacgggcaggggtacctttaccttaaacatcaCAGAATAAGGCTTCTCTAGAAGTGCCAGGGATATTTACTTTTACCACTCTTCAGAAAAACAAGAAAGTGTTCTGTTCACAGGCTTGTTAGCTGGCTGCTTTGTATGTATCGCTATCAACTTTGTAAGGAAGTAGACTGTAGATTTTCAGCTGAAGCACGAAGGGGACAATTCTGGGGGAGAGCGGTCAGCTCTTTGGCAGTCCAAATGAGCACTTTGACCCGTTCTTGCAGCTGTAGTTTATCCTGATGCTGCTCTAGGGCCTGTAGTCCTGACTGACCTACAAAATCAGGGGCAGCCTGGGGCAAAAAAGAGAAGACCAGAGTTAGTTCTGAGCTTGCTCATGACTCTTGAGCCTTCAGAAAATACAGGAACAACAGATAGCCAAATACCTCTGGCCAGTGATGGAAGAGGAGATGCAGTAGTTCAAGATCTTGAGCCACGACTTGGTCATCAGGAAGGGCAAGGATGC encodes the following:
- the NDUFA2 gene encoding NADH dehydrogenase [ubiquinone] 1 alpha subcomplex subunit 2; translated protein: MAASSAARVVQGGLSRNLKELRIHLCQRSPASQGVRDFIKQHYVTLKKANPDFPILIRECSDVQPKLWARYAFGREKSVPLNNLNMDQVAKALENVVNSKA